In the Flavobacterium sp. J372 genome, one interval contains:
- a CDS encoding DUF6766 family protein → MKAFFRNNGLSITFLLLFLASIIGQVAFGLQEHNKEQVEDGGAAVSLTDYLTTGHFIQATFENWESEFFQMALFVWFTIFLMQKGSSESKRFDGTDESDREPDPTVEDAPWPVKKGGWLLAVYKHSLTLSLLLLFIVSFIIHFYGSLADENEQNALKGKPLETAGEYIADSRFWFESFQNWQSEFLSVFAIITLSIYLRQQGSPQSKPVDAPHDETGE, encoded by the coding sequence ATGAAAGCATTTTTTCGGAATAATGGGCTTTCCATTACTTTCCTGTTATTGTTTTTGGCATCAATTATCGGGCAGGTAGCTTTTGGCCTTCAGGAGCATAATAAAGAACAGGTTGAAGATGGCGGCGCTGCCGTGTCTTTAACTGACTATTTAACCACGGGCCATTTCATACAGGCAACATTTGAAAACTGGGAAAGCGAATTTTTCCAGATGGCATTGTTTGTCTGGTTTACCATCTTCCTGATGCAGAAAGGCTCTTCTGAGTCGAAAAGATTTGACGGGACAGACGAATCTGACCGTGAGCCCGACCCTACTGTGGAAGATGCCCCGTGGCCGGTTAAAAAAGGCGGATGGCTGCTGGCTGTGTATAAGCACTCACTAACGCTGTCATTGCTGTTACTGTTCATTGTATCATTCATTATACATTTCTACGGAAGTTTAGCCGATGAAAATGAGCAAAATGCTTTAAAGGGAAAACCACTGGAAACAGCGGGAGAATATATAGCTGACTCACGTTTTTGGTTTGAATCATTCCAGAACTGGCAAAGCGAATTTTTATCGGTGTTTGCAATAATTACACTATCAATTTACCTGCGCCAGCAGGGCTCACCGCAATCAAAGCCGGTAGATGCACCGCATGACGAAACCGGAGAATAA
- a CDS encoding ferritin-like domain-containing protein, with translation MKTATKSTAKKSTGTKSTAASKSTASKTTAKKATASKSTASKTDSRGKVKAKSTAAEGLRELYIDSLKDIYWAEKALLKALPKMAKNAETESLVMAIDEHTAVTEEQVARLEKVFELAGKKATAKKCEAMDGLIKEGQDIMESTEPGPVRDAGIIAASQKIEHYEIATYGTLVAFAKTLGEEEAAQLLEMTLAEEKEADTTLTDAAYNTINFDAADEDAEEEMM, from the coding sequence ATGAAAACAGCAACAAAATCAACTGCTAAGAAAAGTACCGGAACTAAATCTACAGCAGCATCAAAATCTACAGCATCAAAAACCACTGCAAAAAAGGCAACAGCATCAAAATCTACGGCATCAAAAACTGACAGCCGCGGAAAGGTAAAAGCAAAATCTACCGCAGCTGAAGGACTAAGGGAACTTTATATTGACAGCCTTAAGGATATTTACTGGGCAGAGAAAGCACTTTTAAAAGCTTTACCTAAAATGGCTAAGAATGCTGAAACTGAAAGCCTTGTAATGGCTATTGATGAGCACACTGCAGTAACTGAAGAGCAGGTAGCACGCCTCGAAAAAGTATTTGAACTTGCGGGCAAAAAAGCTACTGCAAAAAAATGCGAGGCTATGGACGGGCTTATTAAAGAAGGCCAGGACATTATGGAAAGTACTGAGCCGGGCCCTGTGCGTGATGCAGGCATCATTGCCGCTTCACAAAAAATTGAACACTACGAGATTGCAACATACGGAACATTGGTAGCTTTTGCCAAAACACTTGGCGAAGAAGAAGCTGCACAACTTCTTGAAATGACTCTTGCTGAAGAAAAAGAAGCTGACACTACACTTACAGACGCCGCTTACAACACCATCAATTTTGATGCTGCTGACGAAGATGCGGAAGAAGAGATGATGTAA
- a CDS encoding DNA-deoxyinosine glycosylase, with product MKQAFKPVADNDSKIIILGTMPGEKSLELQQYYGNRGNHFWKIIFEVLGESFSADYAERINLLHKYKIALWDVLKYCEREGSLDSNIKNEVPNDFEAFYAMHPQIKHVFFSSKNAAAYYDRYVGRRDGIIYDVLPSPSGANASMRFQEKLVVWREKILPLVDSSGKKSLNP from the coding sequence ATGAAACAGGCTTTTAAACCAGTAGCTGATAACGACTCAAAAATCATTATTTTAGGCACAATGCCGGGAGAAAAATCTCTTGAGCTGCAACAATACTATGGCAATCGCGGCAATCATTTCTGGAAAATTATTTTTGAAGTATTAGGAGAAAGTTTTTCGGCTGATTATGCTGAACGTATAAACCTTTTGCATAAGTACAAAATAGCATTATGGGATGTATTGAAATATTGTGAACGGGAGGGAAGCCTTGACAGCAACATCAAAAATGAAGTGCCGAATGATTTTGAAGCTTTTTACGCAATGCATCCGCAGATTAAGCATGTGTTTTTTTCCAGTAAAAATGCCGCAGCTTACTATGATAGATATGTTGGAAGGAGGGACGGTATTATTTATGATGTACTTCCATCGCCAAGCGGCGCAAATGCATCTATGCGGTTTCAGGAAAAGCTTGTGGTCTGGAGGGAAAAAATTTTGCCGCTGGTAGATAGCAGCGGCAAAAAATCTTTAAATCCGTAA
- a CDS encoding glycosyltransferase family 2 protein, producing MSIAVVILNWNGKGLLEKFLPSVTAYSQEATIYVADNASTDDSMAFVRDAYPQVKIIQNTGNYGYAKGYNDALREVEEDIYALVNSDVEVTEGWLNPVLELFESDTETAIIQPKILDYKNKSYFEYAGAAGGFIDRLGYPFCRGRIFNTLEEDRGQYDDNSEIFWASGACLFIRKDVYRELGGFDEDFFAHQEEIDLCWRAFNLNYKAKYCYKSVIYHVGGATLQNTNPRKTFLNFRNSLLSMLKNLPREMVFPIIFARLCLDGVAGIHFIFQGKFAHCFAILKAHFSFYSLQFKFLNKRKSKKYKNYYKTNSIVYKYFLKGGRIFDSGFNNSL from the coding sequence ATGAGCATAGCGGTTGTAATATTAAACTGGAACGGGAAGGGATTGCTGGAAAAGTTTTTACCATCGGTTACGGCCTACTCACAGGAAGCAACAATATATGTGGCAGATAATGCCTCAACCGATGACTCTATGGCATTTGTCAGGGACGCTTACCCACAGGTAAAGATCATTCAAAACACAGGCAATTACGGTTATGCCAAAGGATATAACGATGCCCTGCGTGAAGTTGAAGAAGATATTTACGCGCTTGTAAACAGCGATGTTGAAGTTACCGAAGGCTGGCTTAACCCTGTTTTAGAACTATTTGAATCTGATACTGAAACGGCTATTATTCAGCCTAAGATACTTGATTACAAAAACAAATCTTATTTTGAATATGCCGGTGCTGCGGGCGGGTTTATAGACAGGCTTGGATACCCGTTTTGCCGGGGCCGCATTTTCAACACGCTGGAAGAAGACCGCGGGCAGTATGATGACAACAGCGAGATTTTCTGGGCGTCCGGAGCATGTTTATTCATAAGGAAAGATGTGTACCGCGAACTTGGCGGCTTTGATGAAGATTTTTTTGCCCACCAGGAAGAGATAGACCTTTGCTGGAGGGCTTTCAACCTTAATTATAAGGCGAAGTACTGCTACAAATCCGTAATCTATCATGTGGGCGGGGCTACGCTGCAAAATACAAATCCAAGAAAAACATTCCTTAATTTCAGGAATTCGCTGCTTTCAATGCTTAAAAACCTGCCCCGCGAAATGGTCTTCCCAATCATCTTCGCGCGCCTGTGTTTAGATGGTGTTGCAGGTATACACTTTATATTCCAAGGGAAATTTGCGCATTGCTTTGCAATTTTAAAAGCACATTTTTCATTTTATTCGCTACAGTTCAAATTCCTAAACAAAAGAAAATCAAAAAAATACAAAAATTACTACAAGACTAACAGCATCGTTTATAAGTATTTTCTGAAAGGTGGCAGGATTTTTGATTCCGGTTTTAACAATAGTTTATAA
- a CDS encoding type I restriction enzyme HsdR N-terminal domain-containing protein translates to MQKLNFPDYTFRFKNSENKIAIFCETRKKFIILTPEEWVRQHVVRFLTVDKKYPVSHVNVEKIIRMNGLVKRYDVVVYQPDGGIFLLVECKAPEVTISQNTFDQIARYNMQLKAQNMMVTNGINHYFCRIDNEQEQYQFLPDIPEYTK, encoded by the coding sequence ATGCAGAAGCTTAACTTCCCTGACTATACTTTCCGTTTCAAAAATAGTGAAAACAAAATTGCTATTTTTTGTGAGACGCGTAAAAAGTTTATCATCCTTACGCCTGAAGAATGGGTGCGACAGCATGTGGTACGTTTTCTTACCGTTGACAAAAAGTACCCTGTAAGCCATGTAAATGTTGAAAAAATCATTAGGATGAACGGTTTAGTTAAGCGCTATGATGTGGTTGTATATCAGCCTGATGGAGGCATCTTTTTACTTGTAGAGTGCAAGGCGCCGGAGGTTACAATTTCACAAAATACTTTTGACCAGATTGCGCGCTACAATATGCAGCTGAAGGCACAGAACATGATGGTGACCAACGGCATTAATCACTACTTTTGCCGCATTGACAATGAGCAGGAACAATATCAGTTTTTGCCCGATATACCTGAATACACAAAATGA
- the holA gene encoding DNA polymerase III subunit delta, with product MDEVIKIVNDIKAGNIKPIYFLMGEEPYYIDKLTEYIEENILSEDEKGFNQMVLYGKDVSIEDVISNAKRYPMMADKQVVIVKEAQELSRTIDKLEYYAENPQPTTVLVFAYKYKTLDKRKKVTKVLEKAGVVFESKKLYENQVADWIKRILAGKKYGIEPKAAAMLVEFLGNDLSKVNNELEKLTIILPEGSTITPKDIEENIGISKDYNVFEFRKAIGERDQLKAYRIADYFAQNPKDNPLVMTTGLVFGFFSQLLQYHGLKDKSQANVGKALRINPYFVKDYDIAARNYPMKKVSAIVAALRDVDVKSKGVGANNIPTADLLKEMLVKIFN from the coding sequence GTGGACGAGGTTATAAAGATTGTAAACGATATAAAAGCGGGCAATATAAAGCCCATTTATTTCCTGATGGGGGAAGAGCCCTATTATATTGATAAGCTCACGGAATATATTGAAGAAAATATACTTTCTGAAGATGAGAAAGGCTTCAACCAGATGGTGCTTTATGGTAAAGATGTATCTATAGAAGATGTCATCTCAAACGCTAAGCGCTACCCCATGATGGCCGATAAGCAAGTGGTAATCGTGAAGGAAGCACAGGAACTGTCGCGCACTATTGACAAACTGGAATATTACGCCGAAAACCCACAGCCTACCACAGTTTTGGTTTTTGCTTATAAATACAAAACCCTTGATAAACGTAAAAAAGTAACCAAAGTGCTTGAAAAGGCTGGAGTAGTGTTTGAAAGCAAAAAGCTGTATGAGAATCAGGTAGCCGACTGGATTAAGCGCATACTTGCCGGTAAGAAATATGGCATTGAACCAAAGGCCGCTGCTATGCTGGTGGAGTTTTTGGGTAACGACCTGAGTAAAGTGAATAATGAGCTTGAAAAGCTTACAATTATACTACCAGAAGGCAGCACCATCACACCAAAAGACATCGAGGAAAATATCGGTATCAGTAAAGATTACAATGTGTTTGAATTCCGGAAAGCCATAGGGGAGCGCGACCAGCTGAAGGCTTATCGTATAGCTGACTATTTTGCACAGAACCCCAAAGACAATCCGCTGGTTATGACAACAGGGCTTGTGTTTGGCTTTTTCTCACAGCTGCTGCAATACCACGGACTTAAAGATAAATCGCAGGCGAATGTGGGTAAAGCGTTGCGTATCAATCCCTATTTCGTGAAAGATTATGATATTGCCGCGCGAAATTACCCAATGAAAAAAGTGAGCGCCATTGTAGCTGCCCTGCGTGATGTTGACGTGAAAAGTAAAGGCGTTGGCGCCAACAATATACCTACGGCAGATTTGCTTAAAGAGATGCTGGTAAAGATTTTTAATTAA
- a CDS encoding CAL67264 family membrane protein: MGMNKNTILGWATFIMIIMGLLLIGLGVYRYADVAGWGFSAVGVGFFAIAWVFSSLKGRV, from the coding sequence ATGGGGATGAATAAAAACACAATACTTGGCTGGGCTACTTTTATAATGATAATAATGGGGCTGCTGCTGATAGGCCTGGGCGTTTACCGCTATGCCGATGTTGCCGGATGGGGATTTTCAGCCGTGGGCGTTGGCTTTTTTGCCATAGCATGGGTATTTAGCTCGCTTAAAGGGCGGGTTTAA
- the ettA gene encoding energy-dependent translational throttle protein EttA gives MSDDKKVIFSMSRVNKTYQGGNKQVLKDIYLSFFYGAKIGILGLNGSGKSTLLKIIAGVDKSYQGDVVFSPGYTVGYLEQEPQLDENKTVIEIVREGVAETVALLEEFNKINDSFGDPEVYEDADKMQKLMDRQGELQDKIDAAGAWELDTKLEIAMDALRTPDADTPIKVLSGGEKRRVALCRLLLQQPDVLLLDEPTNHLDAESVLWLEQHLAQYAGTVIAVTHDRYFLDNVAGWILELDRGEGIPWKGNYSSWLDQKSKRMEQEEKVASKRRKTLERELDWVRQGAKGRQTKQKARLQNYDRLLNEDQKELEEKLELYIPNGPRLGTNVIEAQGVAKAFGDKLLYENLNFTLPQAGIVGIIGPNGAGKTTIFRMIMGEEQPDKGEFKVGETVKIAYVDQSHANIDPEKTIWENFADGQELIMMGGRQVNSRAYLSRFNFSGSDQNKKVGTLSGGERNRLHLAITLKEEGNVLLLDEPTNDLDINTLRALEEGLENFAGCAVIISHDRWFLDRVCTHILAFEGNSEVYAFEGSFSEYEENRRKRLGGDLTPKRIKYKKLVRN, from the coding sequence ATGTCAGACGATAAGAAAGTTATATTTTCAATGTCGCGGGTAAACAAAACTTACCAGGGCGGCAACAAACAGGTACTTAAAGACATCTACCTTAGTTTCTTTTACGGAGCAAAAATCGGTATACTCGGTTTAAATGGCTCGGGTAAATCTACACTATTAAAAATTATCGCAGGCGTAGATAAAAGCTACCAGGGTGATGTGGTTTTCTCGCCGGGCTATACCGTAGGTTACCTTGAGCAGGAGCCTCAGCTTGACGAAAACAAAACTGTTATTGAAATTGTTCGTGAAGGTGTGGCGGAAACAGTAGCGCTTCTTGAAGAATTCAATAAGATAAATGACAGTTTTGGTGACCCTGAAGTATATGAAGATGCCGATAAGATGCAGAAGCTGATGGACCGCCAGGGCGAGCTACAGGATAAAATTGACGCAGCGGGCGCATGGGAGCTTGACACTAAGCTTGAAATTGCGATGGATGCACTGCGCACTCCGGATGCCGACACACCTATTAAAGTACTTTCGGGTGGTGAGAAAAGGCGTGTGGCGCTTTGCCGATTACTACTGCAACAGCCAGACGTGTTACTTCTTGATGAACCTACCAACCACCTTGATGCAGAAAGCGTGCTTTGGCTCGAGCAGCACCTTGCGCAATATGCAGGTACGGTGATTGCCGTAACGCACGACCGCTATTTCCTTGACAATGTAGCCGGCTGGATACTGGAACTTGACAGGGGAGAGGGTATCCCATGGAAAGGGAACTACTCATCATGGCTTGACCAGAAATCTAAGCGTATGGAGCAGGAAGAGAAAGTGGCAAGCAAGCGCAGGAAAACCCTTGAGCGTGAGCTTGACTGGGTACGCCAGGGAGCGAAAGGCCGCCAGACTAAGCAGAAAGCGCGTTTACAAAACTACGACAGGTTATTGAACGAGGACCAGAAAGAGCTTGAAGAAAAACTGGAACTGTACATCCCGAACGGGCCGAGGCTTGGTACAAACGTAATTGAAGCACAGGGTGTAGCTAAAGCCTTTGGTGATAAATTATTATATGAAAACCTGAACTTTACACTGCCACAGGCGGGTATTGTAGGGATTATTGGGCCTAACGGTGCAGGTAAAACTACCATCTTCCGTATGATAATGGGCGAGGAACAGCCAGATAAGGGTGAGTTTAAAGTGGGTGAGACCGTGAAGATTGCATACGTTGACCAATCTCATGCCAATATTGACCCTGAGAAAACGATATGGGAAAACTTTGCTGACGGGCAGGAACTTATAATGATGGGTGGCCGCCAGGTAAATTCACGCGCTTACCTTAGCCGTTTCAATTTCAGCGGAAGTGACCAGAATAAAAAAGTAGGCACGCTCTCAGGCGGGGAGCGCAACAGGCTGCACCTTGCCATAACGTTGAAAGAAGAAGGTAACGTACTGCTTCTGGATGAGCCTACCAACGACCTTGATATTAACACGTTGCGTGCGCTTGAAGAAGGGTTGGAAAACTTTGCAGGCTGTGCGGTAATAATATCACACGACAGGTGGTTCCTTGACAGGGTTTGTACACACATCCTTGCCTTTGAAGGAAACTCTGAAGTGTATGCATTTGAAGGCAGTTTCTCTGAATACGAGGAAAACCGCCGTAAGCGCCTTGGCGGAGACCTTACACCGAAGCGTATCAAATACAAAAAGTTAGTTCGCAACTAA